One window from the genome of Paraneptunicella aestuarii encodes:
- a CDS encoding LysR family transcriptional regulator, which produces MLNRLQESDIKLLRVFYAVASCNGFTAAEPVLRMQRPNISAAIKKLEERLDLVLCHRGRGGFQMTKEGELVFQETKRIFNAFDSFVFNLKSLHDDYSGHVTLVLMASLPPSVVAAVAQAVRSTMKKFNDIHINIQTRLYHEVEHVALSGECHLVVSCYDMVKPESVNFHEINASCVGRLYCLKDHPLAKKWARKVTPLNVQEYPAVGISGMPSGNYVRGENRLSIQTFSDSYESCLSAILSGEYVGLLPDYLAESEVGRELLTPIGGELFQFEQQLYVLNGKNTRLNPVLKYCIKELAYFIENQAGH; this is translated from the coding sequence ATGCTGAATCGTTTGCAAGAGTCGGATATAAAATTACTTAGAGTCTTCTATGCCGTTGCGTCCTGTAACGGATTTACCGCTGCAGAGCCGGTATTGAGAATGCAAAGACCCAATATCAGTGCTGCGATCAAGAAGCTCGAAGAGCGACTTGATTTGGTGTTGTGTCATCGTGGTCGCGGTGGTTTCCAAATGACCAAAGAGGGTGAACTGGTCTTTCAGGAAACCAAGCGTATTTTCAACGCGTTTGACAGCTTCGTGTTTAACCTTAAGAGCTTACATGATGATTACTCTGGTCATGTGACTTTGGTTCTCATGGCAAGCTTGCCTCCTAGTGTGGTTGCTGCAGTTGCTCAGGCAGTGCGTAGCACAATGAAGAAATTCAATGATATTCATATCAACATTCAAACCCGCCTTTACCATGAAGTCGAGCATGTTGCTTTATCGGGTGAGTGCCATTTAGTGGTGTCCTGCTACGATATGGTTAAGCCTGAGTCAGTGAATTTTCACGAAATTAACGCCTCTTGTGTTGGGCGTTTGTATTGCTTGAAAGATCATCCACTTGCTAAAAAATGGGCGCGTAAAGTGACTCCTTTGAATGTGCAAGAATATCCTGCTGTCGGGATTTCAGGCATGCCATCCGGTAACTACGTGCGTGGTGAAAATCGTCTTTCTATTCAGACATTCTCAGACTCTTACGAGTCGTGCTTATCAGCCATACTGAGTGGTGAGTATGTTGGATTATTGCCTGACTATTTGGCGGAATCTGAGGTGGGGCGAGAGCTACTTACGCCAATTGGTGGTGAACTGTTCCAGTTTGAGCAACAGCTTTATGTACTTAATGGTAAAAACACGCGTTTAAACCCGGTTCTCAAATACTGTATTAAAGAGTTGGCTTATTTTATTGAGAATCAAGCGGGCCACTAG
- the queC gene encoding 7-cyano-7-deazaguanine synthase QueC, whose amino-acid sequence MAQKVVVIYSGGMDSFTVLHKALRDGCEIYALSFNYGQRHSKELEYAARVCADLDVHHKIVDISSINQLIGGSALTSDIDVPEGHYEEPSMQQTVVPNRNMILLSMAVGYAVSLNANKVYYGAHSGDHAIYPDCRPEFVLKMNDVCQIANYEPVDIYAPYLNDSKIDILKDGLTMGLDYGQTWTCYNGREKACGKCGACQERLEAFEQNGVTDPLLYE is encoded by the coding sequence ATGGCTCAAAAGGTTGTTGTAATTTATTCCGGTGGTATGGACTCGTTTACAGTATTGCACAAGGCATTGCGTGATGGTTGCGAAATCTACGCACTGTCTTTCAATTACGGGCAACGCCACAGCAAGGAACTGGAATATGCCGCCCGAGTCTGCGCCGATTTAGACGTTCATCACAAAATCGTTGATATCAGCAGCATCAATCAACTGATTGGCGGTTCTGCCCTTACCAGCGACATTGATGTGCCTGAAGGCCATTACGAAGAACCCAGTATGCAACAAACCGTTGTACCTAACCGCAATATGATTTTGCTGTCGATGGCGGTAGGTTATGCGGTTTCTCTGAATGCGAACAAGGTTTATTATGGCGCACATTCAGGCGATCATGCCATTTACCCGGATTGCCGTCCCGAATTCGTATTGAAGATGAATGATGTATGTCAAATAGCCAACTACGAGCCCGTCGACATTTACGCGCCCTATTTAAATGACAGCAAGATCGACATTCTGAAAGACGGCCTAACTATGGGATTAGACTATGGACAAACCTGGACTTGCTACAATGGTAGAGAAAAAGCCTGTGGCAAATGTGGTGCTTGTCAGGAGCGACTGGAGGCATTCGAGCAAAACGGTGTCACCGATCCCTTGTTATACGAGTAA
- the queE gene encoding 7-carboxy-7-deazaguanine synthase QueE, with the protein MQTEYKINELFQTIQGEGSYTGTPSIFIRLQGCPVGCSWCDTKHTWEIPEDLQQSPREVLAKTADTEHWFAADSQQLLALFSEQGYTAKHVVITGGEPAMYDLRPLTTVLHDAGYSVQIETSGTFEIKVDPRTWVTVSPKVNMRGGYEVLPDALARANEIKHPVATEVHIEELEALLQADVKKDCLIYLQPISQLPRATKLAIDTCIAKNWRLSLQTHKYLGIQ; encoded by the coding sequence ATGCAAACCGAATATAAAATCAATGAGCTGTTCCAAACCATTCAAGGGGAGGGGAGCTATACAGGTACGCCATCTATCTTTATACGTTTGCAAGGGTGTCCGGTTGGATGTTCGTGGTGTGATACCAAGCATACCTGGGAGATACCGGAAGACTTACAGCAATCACCTCGGGAAGTGCTCGCCAAAACAGCTGATACTGAGCACTGGTTTGCGGCAGATTCACAACAATTATTAGCGCTATTCAGTGAGCAGGGATATACCGCAAAACATGTTGTTATTACTGGCGGAGAGCCAGCTATGTACGACTTACGTCCTTTAACGACCGTGTTGCATGATGCGGGCTACAGTGTGCAAATTGAAACCAGTGGCACATTTGAGATTAAGGTTGATCCTCGAACCTGGGTGACGGTTTCCCCCAAAGTAAATATGCGTGGTGGCTATGAAGTGTTGCCAGATGCGTTAGCCAGAGCCAATGAAATCAAGCATCCTGTGGCAACAGAAGTGCATATTGAAGAGTTGGAAGCATTGTTACAAGCGGACGTAAAGAAAGATTGTTTGATATATCTGCAACCTATTAGCCAGCTTCCCAGAGCAACGAAACTGGCGATTGATACCTGTATTGCGAAGAATTGGCGCTTGTCGTTGCAAACTCACAAGTATTTGGGAATTCAATAA
- the cysE gene encoding serine O-acetyltransferase — translation MKESFWQRLQKEAMEVVTSEPLLASYVHACILNHRNFDSALSFILSNKMADDVMPALSIREFFDDAFKEDPSIVEAALADLKAVYDRDPAVETYLTILANFKGYLALQVHRLAHHLWRKNRKHLALFLQSRNSEVFAVDIHPAAKIGKGVMFDHATGIVVGETAVIEDNVSILQSVTLGGTGNESGDRHPKVREGVLIGAGAKILGNIEIGRGSKVGAGSVVLNNVPEHVTVVGVPAKVRSTCVGNPGETMDQTDFAGAD, via the coding sequence GTGAAAGAAAGTTTTTGGCAACGGCTTCAAAAAGAAGCTATGGAAGTAGTCACCTCAGAGCCCTTGTTAGCGAGCTATGTTCACGCCTGTATCTTAAACCATCGTAATTTTGACTCTGCATTAAGTTTTATTCTATCGAATAAAATGGCTGATGATGTCATGCCCGCCCTGTCTATTCGTGAGTTTTTTGATGACGCGTTTAAGGAAGACCCAAGCATTGTGGAAGCTGCATTAGCAGATTTAAAAGCAGTTTACGATAGAGACCCTGCGGTAGAGACTTATCTGACCATTTTGGCTAATTTTAAAGGCTATCTAGCACTTCAAGTACACAGATTAGCTCATCATCTTTGGCGCAAAAACAGAAAACATTTAGCGCTATTCTTACAAAGCAGAAACTCGGAAGTCTTTGCTGTGGATATTCATCCTGCCGCCAAAATCGGTAAGGGCGTTATGTTCGACCATGCAACCGGTATCGTCGTAGGTGAAACCGCCGTTATCGAAGACAATGTTTCGATTCTGCAATCAGTCACATTAGGTGGTACTGGCAATGAATCAGGCGATCGACATCCCAAGGTTCGCGAAGGTGTGTTGATTGGCGCAGGTGCAAAAATTCTGGGTAATATCGAGATTGGTCGAGGTTCCAAAGTGGGTGCAGGCAGCGTGGTACTGAATAATGTACCAGAACATGTCACCGTTGTGGGTGTCCCCGCCAAAGTAAGAAGCACTTGTGTTGGCAACCCTGGTGAAACCATGGATCAAACCGACTTTGCCGGTGCAGATTAA